Proteins encoded together in one Peribacillus asahii window:
- a CDS encoding response regulator transcription factor: MIVDDEPLEREVLTLMIKKHNFKVNQFFEAENGVDAVKLAKEEQMDLVIMDIKMPIMDGLMAAEIIKKEVSNCRIIFLTAYDEFDFAYRTIKLGADDFLLKPAHSEDIQRALTKFIPMLDTNLIPTHLEKSNGHYDIVKVKDYIELNLHIELNLEKLSKLVHLNSQYLSRLFKQETGFTITQYVTSRRLEKAKHYLVHTRETVAEISEKCGFSDSNYFARVFRKYEGTTPTQYQQQAIVGRKKRLNSFNNFVM; this comes from the coding sequence ATGATTGTGGATGATGAACCGTTAGAACGGGAAGTGTTAACATTGATGATTAAGAAACATAACTTTAAAGTAAATCAATTTTTTGAGGCGGAAAATGGTGTTGATGCTGTAAAATTAGCCAAGGAAGAACAGATGGATCTCGTGATTATGGATATCAAAATGCCTATAATGGATGGTCTAATGGCAGCGGAGATTATTAAAAAGGAAGTTTCTAATTGTCGAATAATTTTCCTTACAGCTTATGATGAATTTGATTTTGCCTATCGTACTATTAAATTGGGAGCGGATGATTTTTTATTAAAACCAGCTCATTCAGAAGATATTCAACGAGCTTTAACGAAGTTTATACCAATGCTTGATACGAACCTCATTCCCACGCATTTAGAGAAGTCCAATGGGCATTACGATATTGTAAAAGTCAAAGATTATATCGAGCTTAATCTTCATATCGAGTTAAATTTAGAGAAGTTATCTAAGCTAGTCCATCTTAATTCACAATACCTTAGTCGTTTGTTTAAACAGGAAACGGGTTTTACTATTACACAATATGTAACGAGTCGTCGTTTGGAAAAAGCAAAACATTATCTTGTTCATACCAGGGAAACAGTTGCAGAAATCAGTGAGAAATGTGGGTTTTCTGATTCAAATTATTTTGCGAGGGTTTTCAGAAAATATGAAGGCACGACACCAACACAGTATCAGCAACAAGCTATTGTTGGAAGAAAGAAACGATTAAATTCATTTAATAATTTTGTAATGTAG
- a CDS encoding sensor histidine kinase yields the protein MLHGFESQGKVAIKLCCFSMNDNVVIEISDNGVGISQEKLSSILSDEKTKSNGHTTGIGIKNVHKRIQHYFGEGYGITAIESRKGAGTKVQITIPKVVGDLA from the coding sequence ATTCTACATGGGTTTGAATCACAAGGTAAAGTGGCTATTAAACTATGTTGTTTTTCTATGAATGATAACGTGGTAATTGAAATTTCTGATAACGGTGTAGGTATTTCACAAGAAAAATTATCATCCATACTTTCAGATGAAAAAACTAAAAGTAATGGTCATACTACGGGAATTGGTATAAAAAACGTACATAAACGAATTCAACATTATTTTGGAGAAGGTTATGGAATTACAGCCATTGAAAGTAGGAAAGGGGCAGGGACCAAAGTTCAGATTACAATCCCGAAAGTTGTAGGTGATTTGGCTTGA
- a CDS encoding AraC family transcriptional regulator — MQMKNFKVDQSLKELTKHRTVALPIACYETTIAQNIHGYIPLHWHKEIQFVLIVKGEATFQINEEKLVVREGNGLFINSGCLHMAKENNQSGCVYICLNVSPHFVLPQELYTTYVYPYIQATNLPYLYVDANEGWGKNILEAIVNINQWIQQKSPYYEIDITVQLTLIWQNLIINGFQLEYNQTEMLKNDRMKQMLNWIHLHYAEKIMLDDIARAGQLSRSECCRYFKRVLKTTPLNYVMDYRIQKSLSLLQQAESNVTEVAYQVGFNSTSYFIDKFRKSMNMTPLAYKKRGK; from the coding sequence TTGCAAATGAAAAATTTTAAGGTTGATCAAAGCTTAAAAGAGCTAACCAAACATCGTACAGTCGCATTACCGATTGCATGCTACGAAACAACGATTGCCCAAAATATACACGGCTATATACCACTTCATTGGCATAAGGAAATTCAATTTGTCTTGATTGTAAAAGGAGAAGCAACCTTTCAAATAAATGAAGAAAAACTAGTCGTTCGAGAAGGTAACGGTCTATTTATAAATAGCGGCTGCTTACACATGGCGAAAGAAAACAACCAATCAGGCTGTGTCTATATTTGTTTAAATGTTTCTCCTCATTTTGTTTTACCTCAAGAACTCTATACAACCTATGTATATCCCTATATTCAAGCGACTAATTTACCCTACTTATATGTAGATGCAAATGAGGGGTGGGGGAAAAATATTTTAGAGGCTATTGTAAATATCAATCAATGGATTCAGCAAAAATCACCATATTATGAAATCGACATCACGGTACAGTTAACGTTAATTTGGCAAAACTTAATTATTAATGGATTTCAATTAGAATACAATCAGACGGAAATGTTAAAGAATGATCGAATGAAGCAAATGTTAAATTGGATCCATCTACATTATGCTGAAAAAATTATGTTAGACGATATTGCAAGGGCTGGTCAATTGAGCCGCTCTGAATGCTGCCGATATTTCAAACGAGTTTTAAAGACAACACCATTAAATTACGTAATGGATTATCGAATTCAAAAAAGCTTAAGTTTACTGCAACAAGCAGAATCCAATGTTACTGAAGTCGCCTATCAAGTAGGGTTTAATAGTACAAGCTATTTCATTGATAAATTCCGAAAGTCTATGAACATGACACCATTAGCGTATAAGAAAAGAGGAAAATAG
- a CDS encoding EamA family transporter: protein MNKPTRRTGLFLVIMGAILWGVGGTVAQKLFQQYAIDVDWLVTTRLLIAGFLLLTVQFFLKERSQILGVWKNRRTAIQLIIFGLLGMLAVQYTYMASINHGNAAVATLLQYLAPVMIIVYLILRKQTVLTRQDLLTVSLALVGCFFLLTNGSISGLSVPTLAIIWGVLSGLALAFYTLYAIPLLKQYDSLVVVGWAMIIGGFALSFIHPPWQMDFTSLTLESYLYLVFVILFGTMIAFWFYIESLQSLSPKETSLLGSLEPLAAVLTTVIWLKEPFGFFQWIGTACIIGMILVLALNKKSSSTKSPSQ, encoded by the coding sequence ATGAATAAACCTACTAGAAGAACAGGCTTATTTCTCGTTATAATGGGAGCAATACTTTGGGGTGTTGGTGGCACAGTGGCACAAAAGCTCTTTCAACAATACGCCATCGATGTAGATTGGCTCGTAACGACACGATTACTCATAGCTGGTTTTCTACTGTTAACCGTTCAATTTTTTCTAAAGGAACGTTCTCAAATACTTGGGGTCTGGAAAAATCGAAGGACAGCTATTCAGCTGATTATCTTTGGGTTACTCGGCATGCTTGCGGTTCAATACACGTATATGGCATCTATCAACCATGGTAATGCTGCTGTTGCAACGCTATTACAATATTTAGCACCTGTCATGATTATTGTCTATTTAATTTTACGTAAACAAACCGTTCTAACACGACAGGACCTATTAACGGTTTCGCTTGCTTTAGTTGGCTGCTTTTTCTTATTAACAAACGGCTCAATCTCTGGGCTGTCTGTGCCGACACTGGCAATCATTTGGGGTGTTTTATCCGGACTGGCATTAGCCTTTTATACTTTATATGCCATTCCTCTCCTTAAGCAATATGATTCCCTTGTCGTTGTCGGCTGGGCGATGATTATCGGTGGCTTTGCCTTAAGCTTTATCCATCCGCCTTGGCAAATGGACTTTACAAGCTTAACGCTAGAAAGCTATTTATATTTAGTATTTGTTATCCTATTTGGTACAATGATTGCTTTTTGGTTTTATATTGAAAGTTTACAAAGTCTTTCACCTAAAGAAACAAGCCTTCTAGGTAGTTTAGAGCCACTAGCAGCTGTTTTAACAACGGTCATTTGGTTAAAAGAACCTTTTGGTTTTTTCCAATGGATTGGTACAGCTTGTATTATTGGAATGATTTTAGTATTAGCGTTGAATAAAAAATCTTCTTCAACAAAAAGCCCCTCACAGTGA
- a CDS encoding GNAT family N-acetyltransferase — MEFKTVDHWDEEVWQKWRSIYYEAFGEKGAKAEKIIRNMFRKQTCFFHIAQDESEVYAIALSGKLRGTTILLIDYLAVREKHRNRGVGRMIINYIISWSINREFDSIVIEVEAEQTPENLARIRFWEKCNFMLLPYIHHYRVVPEPYQAMVLKLVPEAELPEKGEEVFHLIERFHKKSFQGA, encoded by the coding sequence ATGGAATTTAAGACAGTGGATCATTGGGATGAAGAAGTATGGCAGAAGTGGAGAAGCATCTATTATGAAGCTTTTGGTGAAAAAGGGGCAAAGGCTGAGAAGATTATCCGAAATATGTTTCGAAAACAAACATGCTTCTTCCATATAGCTCAAGATGAATCCGAGGTATATGCGATAGCGCTATCGGGAAAGTTGCGGGGAACAACAATCCTTCTTATAGATTATCTCGCGGTTCGAGAGAAACATCGAAACCGAGGTGTAGGCAGGATGATAATTAATTATATAATAAGTTGGTCAATAAATCGTGAATTTGACAGTATTGTCATCGAAGTCGAAGCAGAACAGACGCCCGAAAATCTTGCACGTATTCGATTTTGGGAAAAATGTAACTTTATGTTACTTCCGTATATTCATCACTATAGAGTGGTTCCAGAGCCATACCAAGCAATGGTTTTAAAGCTAGTTCCTGAAGCAGAATTGCCCGAAAAAGGAGAAGAGGTTTTTCACTTAATTGAACGATTTCATAAGAAGTCTTTTCAAGGAGCTTAA
- a CDS encoding methylated-DNA--[protein]-cysteine S-methyltransferase, with product MNDIRKQALFWSSFVYENWKFYLAATSNGLCYVGSPNKSFEEVKEWAKRRFSTLELIEDDGALQPYIEELLEYFEGKRASFTFPMDIQGTSFQQEIWNALNEIPYGETFTYSQIAEMIRKPSAVRAVGTAIGANPILISVPCHRVIGKNGKLTGYRGGLEMKKHLLSLEKEREGITNI from the coding sequence ATGAATGACATTAGAAAACAGGCCTTGTTTTGGTCGTCTTTTGTATATGAGAATTGGAAATTTTATTTAGCCGCAACATCTAATGGATTGTGTTATGTAGGTTCTCCTAATAAATCCTTTGAAGAGGTAAAAGAATGGGCAAAGAGACGATTTTCTACCTTGGAATTGATAGAGGATGATGGAGCGCTACAACCATATATAGAAGAATTACTAGAATATTTCGAAGGGAAGCGGGCATCATTTACATTTCCAATGGATATTCAGGGGACATCTTTTCAACAGGAGATATGGAATGCTTTAAACGAGATACCATACGGAGAAACATTTACTTATTCACAAATAGCAGAAATGATTCGAAAGCCGTCTGCTGTACGTGCAGTTGGGACTGCTATTGGAGCTAATCCCATTCTTATCTCTGTTCCATGCCATCGAGTAATAGGTAAAAATGGAAAACTGACAGGTTATCGAGGTGGTTTGGAGATGAAGAAGCATTTATTAAGTCTCGAGAAAGAAAGGGAAGGTATCACAAATATCTAG
- the helD gene encoding RNA polymerase recycling motor HelD, protein MNRETEQHRINDVIREIDYKKNKLYSKATELKESIIGLRKNFWEDVTVNLDEPDDVIETQASLKQQAELLSERERFHGKVGEELKTLNKLKDSPYFGRIDFIENPGNEEEQIYIGIASLMDHNEENFLIYDWRAPISSLYYDYSPGKAQYETMQGTITGEMTLKRQFIIRYGLIEGMFDTGVTIGDQLLQQALGNNASTAMKSIVATIQKEQNKIIRNERSNLLIVQGVAGSGKTSAVLQRIAYLMYRFREKLTVNNLLLFSPNPLFSSYISNVLPELGETNINQTTLLDFLKKGIENDIKIESPFEQIEYTLTKMDSKDYAVRLKSIDFKSSLDFKHMLDKYISRLKSDGIRFKNLTFRKQILISKEQIRDYFYSLDQEIAIPNRMELVSKWLLKEIRKHQKAEKKKDWVTEKIELLDKEDYMKAYYKSQKEDEDDPDREENFLRSEVVNKYFSPIKRRVKQLEFVYILATYRELFTKREFEEKPEDWKEICVHTEANLSHKFLTWEDAAPYSYFKDRLLGNHTNQSVRHLFIDEVQDYSAFQFAYIKYIFPYTRMTILGDINQGIYTYATTENPLIPEELEKNQERITLTKSYRSTKQIVEFTKYFAPGKELIEPFEREGEKPKLITLSNKADIAETLSANVKELLDKGYETIAIICKTLQESTMIYHLLQHKISVKQITEQTYSFEKGLLVLPVYLAKGIEFDAVIIPNASKQQYALESDRTLFYTACSRAMHMLVMMTEDEPCTFIEQAARETFELL, encoded by the coding sequence ATGAATCGTGAAACCGAACAACACCGAATTAATGATGTCATCCGTGAAATTGACTATAAAAAGAACAAGTTATATTCCAAGGCTACTGAGTTAAAAGAAAGTATCATTGGTCTTCGTAAAAACTTTTGGGAAGATGTCACGGTCAATTTGGATGAGCCGGATGATGTAATTGAAACACAAGCTAGTCTGAAACAGCAGGCCGAGCTATTATCGGAACGAGAAAGATTTCATGGAAAAGTTGGCGAAGAACTAAAAACATTAAATAAGCTAAAGGACTCCCCTTATTTTGGGAGAATTGATTTTATCGAAAATCCAGGAAATGAGGAGGAACAGATCTATATCGGCATTGCTTCCTTGATGGATCATAACGAGGAAAACTTTCTAATCTATGATTGGCGTGCGCCTATTTCCAGTCTGTACTATGATTATTCTCCTGGTAAGGCACAATATGAGACGATGCAAGGAACAATAACAGGGGAAATGACCTTGAAGAGACAGTTCATTATAAGATATGGCTTAATTGAAGGCATGTTTGATACTGGAGTTACAATAGGTGATCAGCTTCTCCAGCAAGCACTTGGAAATAATGCGAGTACAGCAATGAAAAGCATTGTAGCAACTATTCAAAAGGAACAAAACAAAATTATTAGAAATGAACGAAGCAATCTCTTAATCGTGCAAGGAGTAGCTGGGAGCGGAAAAACATCTGCTGTTTTACAACGTATCGCCTACTTAATGTATCGCTTTCGAGAAAAGTTAACTGTGAATAACCTTCTTCTCTTTTCACCCAACCCTTTATTTTCGAGCTATATTTCCAACGTACTCCCTGAGTTAGGAGAAACAAATATTAACCAAACGACTTTATTGGACTTCTTGAAAAAGGGAATAGAAAATGATATTAAGATTGAATCACCTTTTGAACAAATAGAATATACTCTTACAAAAATGGACAGTAAAGATTATGCAGTTCGTTTAAAAAGCATCGACTTTAAATCAAGCTTAGACTTTAAACACATGTTGGATAAATATATTTCTCGATTGAAATCTGACGGAATTCGCTTTAAAAATCTGACGTTCCGTAAACAGATTCTTATTTCAAAAGAACAAATTCGTGATTATTTTTATTCTTTAGATCAAGAAATCGCAATTCCTAATAGAATGGAACTCGTTTCGAAATGGCTGCTAAAAGAAATCCGTAAACATCAGAAGGCGGAAAAAAAGAAAGACTGGGTTACAGAGAAAATAGAGTTATTAGATAAAGAAGACTATATGAAGGCCTATTACAAAAGTCAAAAAGAAGACGAAGATGATCCTGACAGAGAAGAAAATTTTCTCCGATCAGAAGTCGTAAACAAGTATTTCTCCCCAATTAAAAGGCGTGTGAAGCAATTGGAGTTTGTCTATATCTTAGCAACTTACCGTGAGCTTTTCACAAAGAGAGAGTTTGAAGAAAAACCAGAGGATTGGAAAGAAATTTGTGTTCATACAGAAGCCAATCTATCTCACAAGTTTTTGACGTGGGAAGATGCTGCACCGTATTCATATTTTAAAGACCGCTTGCTAGGGAATCATACGAATCAATCCGTCCGTCATTTGTTTATCGATGAAGTTCAAGATTACTCCGCATTTCAGTTTGCTTATATAAAGTACATCTTTCCATATACAAGAATGACCATACTAGGAGATATTAATCAGGGCATATACACATACGCTACAACGGAAAACCCGCTTATTCCTGAGGAACTGGAGAAAAATCAGGAAAGAATTACTCTGACCAAAAGTTATCGTTCTACTAAGCAAATTGTTGAATTCACTAAATACTTTGCTCCAGGTAAAGAGTTAATCGAACCATTTGAACGCGAAGGAGAAAAACCAAAGCTGATAACATTAAGTAATAAGGCTGATATAGCAGAGACCTTGAGTGCAAACGTAAAAGAACTGCTTGATAAAGGATATGAAACAATCGCTATCATATGTAAAACATTACAAGAAAGTACTATGATTTATCATTTATTACAGCATAAAATATCCGTCAAACAAATAACTGAGCAAACGTATTCTTTCGAAAAAGGATTGCTCGTACTTCCTGTTTATTTGGCTAAAGGAATTGAATTCGATGCCGTTATTATTCCAAATGCATCTAAACAACAATACGCCCTTGAATCTGATAGAACCCTTTTCTATACTGCCTGTTCTAGAGCTATGCATATGCTGGTCATGATGACAGAAGATGAACCATGTACTTTTATTGAACAAGCAGCAAGAGAAACGTTTGAACTGCTATAA
- a CDS encoding C40 family peptidase, producing the protein MLKKIIVGFLFIVTLSIGITLNEDKAEAATYHTKAISVAKSHLGVKYKWGGISPSGFDCSGLVKYAYGKQGKTLPRTAAEMYKKGKKVSALKKGDLMFFAPNKASRPTHVAIYVGDNQFIHSSSSKGVSYAKTSNSYWKPKYIGAKRI; encoded by the coding sequence ATGCTAAAGAAAATCATTGTTGGATTTTTGTTCATTGTCACATTGAGTATTGGAATTACTTTAAATGAAGATAAAGCAGAAGCTGCAACATATCATACTAAAGCAATCTCTGTAGCCAAAAGTCATCTAGGCGTAAAATATAAATGGGGCGGCATTTCACCAAGTGGATTTGATTGCTCTGGACTTGTGAAATATGCATATGGTAAACAAGGTAAAACATTACCGCGAACGGCTGCGGAAATGTACAAAAAAGGAAAAAAGGTAAGTGCGTTGAAAAAAGGAGACTTAATGTTCTTCGCTCCAAATAAGGCATCAAGACCAACTCATGTAGCCATTTATGTAGGAGATAATCAATTTATTCATTCATCTTCTTCAAAAGGTGTTTCTTATGCTAAAACAAGTAATAGTTACTGGAAACCTAAATATATTGGAGCAAAACGGATTTAA
- a CDS encoding ATP-dependent Clp protease ATP-binding subunit: protein MKCDKCKVNQANVQFRINLNGQQHDLTLCSVCYKEERNKLGAAMGGMNMGKFPTNDDLFSSFMQQPFHINNPIPPQTEGGNRGGLLDEFGRNLTDAAKAGLIDPVIGRDEEVKRVIEILNRRNKNNPVLIGEPGVGKTAIAEGLALKIAEGKVPAKLQAKAVYMLDVASLVSNTGIRGQFEERMKQLIAELQERKNVILFIDEIHQLVGAGSAEGSMDAGNILKPALARGELQLVGATTLSEYRQIEKDGALERRFQPVQVSEPTPEEALTILKGLQGRYEAYHSVTYSEEALKAAVELSHRYIQDRFLPDKAIDLIDEAGSKLNLTIEGIEEEQAKARLAQIYKEKEQALKEEAYEKAAALRDEEEKLEKTLQSGVDVEKPMVSVEDIQTIIEQKTGIPVGKLQENEQEKMLHLQEALAKKVIGQREAVQKVAKAVRRSRAGLKSKHRPIGSFLFVGPTGVGKTELSKALAEELFGSKDSMIRFDMSEYMEKHSVSKLIGSPPGYVGHEEAGQLTEKVRRKPYSIILLDEIEKAHPEVMNVFLQILDDGRLTDSQGRTVNFKDTVIIMTSNAGATEKRKEMGFLTNTTVTEANILQSLGNFFKPEFLNRFDSIIEFSALQKEDLLQIVELMLQELYTTLDTQQLSLEVTDAAKEKLVELGYNPSFGARPLRRVIQEQLEDGIADFIFERPEVKSFKAIVENENVKIVEVE from the coding sequence ATGAAATGTGACAAATGCAAAGTGAATCAAGCAAATGTTCAATTTCGCATAAATCTAAATGGTCAACAACATGATTTAACATTGTGCTCCGTTTGTTATAAAGAAGAACGTAATAAATTAGGAGCTGCTATGGGAGGGATGAATATGGGGAAATTCCCGACAAATGATGATTTATTTTCATCCTTCATGCAACAGCCATTTCATATAAATAATCCGATTCCACCACAAACAGAAGGTGGCAATAGAGGAGGATTACTTGACGAGTTCGGTCGTAATTTAACAGATGCAGCAAAAGCTGGATTAATTGATCCTGTCATCGGTCGTGATGAAGAAGTGAAACGTGTGATTGAAATATTAAATAGAAGAAACAAGAACAATCCCGTATTAATTGGTGAACCTGGGGTCGGTAAAACAGCAATCGCAGAAGGATTAGCTTTAAAAATTGCAGAAGGAAAAGTACCTGCAAAACTGCAGGCTAAAGCAGTCTATATGCTTGATGTTGCTTCCCTTGTTTCAAATACTGGAATTCGCGGCCAATTTGAAGAACGAATGAAGCAGCTTATTGCTGAATTACAAGAAAGAAAAAATGTGATTCTTTTTATTGATGAAATTCATCAATTAGTAGGCGCTGGTTCAGCAGAGGGGTCTATGGATGCCGGAAATATTTTAAAACCAGCTTTAGCAAGAGGTGAATTACAATTAGTTGGTGCGACGACACTTTCTGAATATCGCCAAATTGAAAAAGATGGAGCGTTAGAACGAAGATTCCAACCTGTTCAAGTGTCAGAACCGACACCAGAAGAAGCCCTTACTATTTTAAAAGGGTTACAAGGACGCTATGAAGCATATCATAGTGTCACTTATAGTGAAGAAGCACTTAAAGCAGCTGTTGAACTTTCACATCGTTATATTCAAGACCGCTTTCTTCCAGACAAAGCGATTGACTTAATCGATGAAGCCGGTTCTAAACTTAATTTAACAATTGAAGGAATTGAAGAGGAACAGGCTAAAGCTCGTTTAGCTCAAATTTATAAAGAAAAAGAACAAGCATTGAAAGAAGAAGCCTATGAAAAAGCCGCTGCTTTACGTGATGAAGAAGAAAAATTAGAAAAAACACTTCAATCAGGCGTAGACGTAGAAAAACCAATGGTATCGGTTGAAGATATTCAAACAATCATTGAACAAAAAACGGGTATTCCAGTTGGTAAGCTTCAAGAAAATGAGCAAGAAAAAATGCTTCATTTACAAGAGGCATTAGCGAAAAAAGTGATTGGTCAAAGAGAGGCTGTTCAAAAAGTAGCGAAAGCTGTACGAAGAAGTCGAGCTGGATTGAAATCGAAGCATCGCCCAATTGGTTCCTTCCTTTTTGTCGGACCAACAGGTGTGGGTAAAACAGAATTATCTAAAGCGTTAGCCGAAGAATTATTTGGCTCTAAAGATTCAATGATTCGTTTCGATATGAGTGAATACATGGAAAAACATAGCGTTTCTAAATTAATTGGTTCCCCTCCAGGTTATGTAGGTCATGAAGAAGCGGGACAATTAACAGAAAAAGTGCGTCGTAAACCGTACAGCATTATTTTATTAGATGAAATTGAAAAGGCGCATCCTGAAGTGATGAATGTATTTTTGCAAATTTTAGACGATGGACGATTAACAGATAGTCAAGGTCGTACAGTGAATTTCAAAGATACAGTCATTATTATGACAAGTAATGCTGGGGCAACAGAAAAACGCAAGGAAATGGGATTCTTAACAAATACAACCGTTACTGAAGCGAACATTCTACAATCACTTGGAAACTTCTTTAAGCCAGAGTTTTTAAATCGATTCGATAGTATTATTGAATTCTCTGCGTTACAAAAAGAAGATTTATTACAGATTGTGGAGCTTATGTTACAAGAGCTTTACACAACACTTGATACGCAGCAACTATCATTAGAAGTAACGGATGCTGCAAAAGAAAAATTAGTCGAACTTGGATATAATCCATCGTTCGGGGCTCGTCCGCTTCGTCGCGTCATTCAAGAACAGCTAGAAGATGGTATAGCAGACTTTATTTTCGAACGACCAGAAGTAAAATCTTTTAAAGCGATTGTCGAGAATGAGAATGTAAAAATTGTCGAAGTGGAATAG
- a CDS encoding acetyl-CoA hydrolase/transferase family protein — translation MNKTSNKRGAFLIMVRVELYKESMTMSKERMYQQKLVTAKQAVAKIKAYDDIIVPLAPGDPPALLAALEDRSDLERNRLFQMLPSRPFIKKDPQQLKVISMFLSAGDRKGFSEGGVDLLPNHFSDIPELLSEITTEQVVMATVSPMDQDGYFSLGTNCDYTAPMLQTAKTILLEVNEYMPRTYGLNQIHISEVDCLVENHQPLIEAQAPAITEKDRIIGQYIAELIQDGDSIQIGFGAIPNTVMDSLTKYKDLTIYTEVFPDKLVDLYESGAVTNIYRSDYHGKSTATFAFGTKRLYEFLHENPDIYMLPVNHTNNILHIAQLNQLVSINATVEIDFLGQCNSEKIGSTYWSSTGGQAEFCIGSRMAKGGKGIICLHSTTKNDEVSKIVPMLAPGIPVTTSKNDVDYVVTEHGVAKLRGKTVRERTEELIRIAHPKFREQLTDEAKKMGYLL, via the coding sequence ATGAATAAAACAAGTAACAAAAGGGGAGCTTTTTTAATCATGGTTAGAGTAGAGCTGTACAAAGAAAGTATGACAATGTCAAAGGAGAGAATGTATCAACAAAAACTAGTAACAGCTAAACAAGCTGTTGCTAAAATAAAAGCTTACGATGATATTATCGTTCCGCTTGCTCCTGGAGATCCACCGGCACTACTAGCAGCACTAGAGGATCGAAGTGATTTGGAGCGAAATCGTCTGTTTCAAATGTTACCCTCTCGTCCTTTTATTAAAAAGGATCCACAACAGTTGAAAGTGATTTCAATGTTTTTATCAGCGGGGGATCGTAAAGGTTTTTCAGAGGGGGGAGTTGATTTGCTTCCAAATCATTTTTCCGATATTCCAGAATTATTATCAGAGATTACGACTGAGCAGGTTGTAATGGCGACTGTTTCTCCGATGGATCAAGATGGCTATTTTTCGTTAGGGACAAATTGTGATTACACAGCCCCGATGCTGCAAACAGCAAAAACGATTCTGTTGGAAGTAAACGAATATATGCCGCGTACATATGGGCTCAATCAGATTCATATTTCTGAAGTCGATTGTTTAGTGGAAAATCATCAACCGTTAATTGAGGCACAAGCGCCAGCTATTACGGAAAAAGATCGAATCATTGGTCAATATATCGCGGAGCTTATCCAAGATGGAGATAGTATACAAATCGGATTTGGAGCGATTCCGAATACCGTCATGGATTCGTTAACAAAGTATAAGGATTTGACGATTTATACGGAAGTTTTCCCTGATAAATTGGTTGATTTATATGAAAGTGGAGCAGTTACGAACATTTATCGAAGTGATTATCATGGAAAATCTACGGCTACATTTGCTTTCGGTACAAAAAGATTGTATGAATTTTTACACGAAAACCCAGATATTTATATGCTGCCAGTTAACCACACAAATAATATTTTGCATATTGCACAGCTGAATCAACTTGTATCGATTAATGCAACAGTGGAAATCGATTTTCTAGGACAATGTAATTCGGAGAAGATCGGCTCTACTTATTGGTCTTCTACAGGAGGACAAGCTGAATTTTGTATTGGTTCGCGAATGGCAAAGGGAGGAAAAGGAATCATTTGTCTGCATTCTACGACCAAAAATGATGAAGTCTCTAAAATCGTTCCGATGCTTGCGCCTGGTATACCTGTTACGACATCGAAAAACGATGTTGATTATGTAGTAACCGAACATGGAGTAGCAAAGCTTAGAGGAAAAACGGTTCGCGAAAGAACGGAGGAGCTCATTCGCATTGCTCATCCTAAATTTAGAGAACAATTAACTGATGAAGCTAAAAAAATGGGGTATTTATTATAA